In the Candidatus Binatia bacterium genome, TTCATCGGCGACATCTTCGTCGTCCGCGAAGCCGGCAACATCGCCGCCTCGCCGACCAACCTCGGCAGCCTCGAGTTCGGTTACGTGTCGCTCGGCGCACAGGTCCTTCTCGTGCTCGGGCACTCGAGCTGCGGCGCGATCAACGCCGCATTCACCGGCGCCACGCCGCCGGGCCACATCCAGTCGATCGTCGACGCGATCACGCCGGGGATCGCAGGCGCACAGACGCTGAGCGAGGCGATCACCGACAACGTCGTCGCGGTCATGCAGACGATCCGCGAGCAGAGCCCGATCCTGCGCGAGGCGGAGGTGGACGGTCACATCGCGATCGTCGGCGGCGTCTACGACCTCTCGACGGGGATCGTGCAGCTCCTCTGACGTCTCCGAGGAACGAGCCGGCGGACGCCTTGCGTCCGTCGGCCGAACGGTGAATGGGAGCGCCATGCACACGCGTGCGCTCGCCGTCGCCGCTCGGTCCGCAAAGGACGACGCCCGCTGACGATGCCGGCGACCGTCGACGAGGCGCGTCGGCGCGCCAACGACACGCGCTGGCAGCCGGGATGGCGCACCGGCCACTACGAGAGCTTCTTCGTGCGCGCCAACGA is a window encoding:
- a CDS encoding carbonic anhydrase gives rise to the protein MPVAAGLTMGLGCGGSSDEDPPPPPDPQNPQEALQLLIEGNQRWIDQTPRVRSTAEIERIWTDNATSQAPFASILSCADSRLAPELIFDQFIGDIFVVREAGNIAASPTNLGSLEFGYVSLGAQVLLVLGHSSCGAINAAFTGATPPGHIQSIVDAITPGIAGAQTLSEAITDNVVAVMQTIREQSPILREAEVDGHIAIVGGVYDLSTGIVQLL